The following coding sequences lie in one Sphingobium sp. KCTC 72723 genomic window:
- the lspA gene encoding signal peptidase II codes for MSVNHRPLGLTVAIVTLALDQLVKYSVTYPLALQSRADAGIEILPFFRLRWLENRGVSMGFFHADTDLMRWALVGMTILIAGFVGVWMWREKARQDVAALGLVLGGAIGNIVDRMRLGFVIDYADLHFGEWRPFLIFNLADAAITIGVLILLARALLLREKSAKTETLK; via the coding sequence ATGAGCGTCAATCACCGCCCGCTGGGCCTGACCGTCGCCATCGTGACGCTCGCGCTCGACCAACTCGTCAAATATAGCGTCACCTATCCGCTTGCGCTGCAAAGCCGGGCGGATGCGGGGATTGAGATATTGCCGTTTTTCCGCCTGCGCTGGCTGGAAAATCGCGGTGTTTCGATGGGCTTCTTCCACGCCGACACGGACCTGATGCGCTGGGCGCTGGTGGGCATGACCATATTGATCGCCGGGTTTGTCGGCGTGTGGATGTGGCGGGAAAAGGCGCGGCAGGACGTTGCGGCGCTCGGCCTGGTGCTGGGCGGGGCGATCGGCAATATCGTCGACAGGATGCGGCTGGGCTTCGTCATCGACTATGCCGACCTGCACTTTGGCGAATGGCGGCCCTTCCTGATTTTCAACCTGGCCGACGCAGCGATCACCATCGGGGTGCTGATCCTGCTTGCGCGGGCGCTGCTGCTGCGCGAGAAGAGCGCAAAGACGGAGACTTTGAAGTAA
- a CDS encoding cation:proton antiporter, whose amino-acid sequence MQTAQSAPVSATEILLSDGVILLGAAVLFVILFRRFGLGAVLGYLVAGALVGPQGLGLVGGGESKLAIAEIGIVLLLFLVGLELHPARLWRLKRDIFALGLAQVVLCGCVLTAIIFYFTGFSWGAAIALGLPLALSSTAQVLPGLKSSGRINSPFGEKVFSILLFQDLSIVPLITIVAALSRNPADAGGPPGWMMAGYTVAAIAGLVLAGRFILRPLLALVGRLGERELFVTVGLFTVLASAALMHSLHLSTALGAFVAGVMLADSPYRHEIEADVEPFRSILLGLFFLAVGMVLDLRAVADNPLFVLSMAIMLVATKAAIITGLARLFGMDWRPALGAGLLLSQGGEFGFVLFAQAQGALLIAPQAASLFSAIVTFSMATTPFLMLFARKFEFAQPKNGSDLPDPDEAPRGTAIIVGYGRFGQTVAQMLMGHGFGVVLIDKKPAQIEVSSRFDMKVYYGDGTRIDLLHRAGADEARLIAFCIDDPSLDSHMLQPIANAFPQAALMVRAFDRRQVLALQDMDLAGVVREVYESAICMGVQAMQSLGVSNEEVEEVERQYRANDGQRMALQIEHGTLLAAKDLMFRPGQAMRLLSRGDGDKA is encoded by the coding sequence ATGCAGACCGCGCAATCCGCACCCGTCAGCGCCACCGAAATATTGCTGTCCGACGGCGTCATCCTGCTGGGTGCCGCTGTCCTGTTCGTCATATTGTTTCGCCGCTTCGGCCTTGGCGCTGTGCTGGGCTATCTGGTCGCGGGCGCGCTGGTCGGGCCGCAGGGGCTGGGACTGGTCGGCGGCGGCGAATCGAAACTCGCCATCGCCGAAATCGGCATCGTCCTGCTGCTGTTCCTCGTCGGGCTGGAACTGCATCCCGCCCGGCTCTGGCGGTTGAAGCGCGACATTTTCGCGCTTGGTCTGGCGCAGGTCGTGCTGTGCGGCTGCGTGCTGACCGCGATCATCTTCTATTTCACAGGGTTCAGCTGGGGTGCGGCAATCGCGCTTGGCCTGCCGCTGGCGCTGTCCTCCACGGCTCAGGTGCTGCCGGGCCTCAAATCCAGTGGCCGCATCAATTCGCCCTTTGGTGAGAAGGTGTTTTCGATCCTGTTGTTTCAGGATCTCTCGATCGTTCCACTCATCACCATCGTCGCCGCCCTGTCGCGCAATCCCGCCGATGCCGGGGGACCGCCCGGCTGGATGATGGCGGGCTATACCGTCGCGGCGATTGCGGGGCTTGTGCTGGCGGGCCGCTTCATCCTGCGCCCCCTGCTGGCGCTGGTCGGGCGGTTGGGCGAGCGGGAATTGTTCGTCACGGTCGGCCTGTTCACTGTGCTGGCGTCCGCCGCGCTGATGCACAGCCTGCATCTGTCGACGGCGCTGGGCGCATTCGTTGCCGGTGTGATGCTGGCCGATTCGCCCTACCGGCATGAGATCGAGGCGGATGTCGAACCATTCCGATCGATCCTGCTTGGCCTGTTCTTCCTCGCGGTCGGCATGGTACTGGACCTGCGCGCCGTCGCCGACAATCCGCTGTTCGTCCTGTCGATGGCGATCATGCTGGTGGCGACCAAAGCCGCGATCATCACTGGCCTTGCCCGCCTGTTCGGCATGGACTGGCGACCGGCGCTGGGTGCTGGCCTGCTGCTCAGCCAGGGCGGCGAATTCGGTTTCGTCCTGTTCGCGCAGGCGCAGGGCGCACTATTGATCGCGCCGCAGGCCGCCAGCCTGTTCAGCGCCATCGTCACTTTTTCCATGGCGACCACGCCATTCCTGATGCTGTTCGCCCGCAAGTTCGAATTTGCCCAGCCCAAGAACGGGTCCGACTTGCCCGACCCGGACGAGGCGCCACGCGGCACCGCCATCATCGTGGGCTATGGCCGCTTCGGGCAGACGGTCGCGCAAATGTTGATGGGCCATGGCTTTGGCGTTGTCCTGATCGACAAGAAGCCTGCGCAGATCGAAGTGTCGAGCCGGTTCGACATGAAAGTCTATTATGGCGACGGCACGCGCATCGACCTGCTTCATCGGGCGGGTGCCGACGAAGCGCGCCTGATCGCCTTCTGCATCGACGATCCCTCGCTCGACTCGCACATGCTCCAACCCATCGCCAATGCCTTTCCACAGGCCGCCCTGATGGTCCGCGCTTTCGACCGGCGGCAAGTGCTGGCATTGCAGGACATGGATCTGGCCGGCGTCGTCCGCGAAGTCTATGAATCGGCCATCTGCATGGGGGTTCAGGCGATGCAGTCCCTTGGCGTCTCCAATGAAGAAGTTGAGGAAGTCGAACGGCAATATCGCGCCAATGACGGTCAGCGCATGGCGCTTCAGATCGAACATGGCACATTGCTGGCGGCCAAAGACCTGATGTTCCGCCCCGGTCAGGCCATGCGCCTGCTCAGCCGTGGCGATGGAGACAAAGCATGA
- a CDS encoding DUF423 domain-containing protein — protein MIAILACLSAALAIGAGAFGAHGVTSPKAVEWLRTGGLYQLIHAVAALAIMGVARGAAALMLGGAAIFAATLYAMALGAPKWLGAITPIGGVLMIAAWLWAAWTFGQR, from the coding sequence ATGATCGCGATTCTCGCCTGCCTGTCGGCAGCATTGGCCATCGGCGCGGGCGCATTCGGCGCGCACGGCGTGACCAGCCCCAAAGCCGTCGAATGGCTGCGCACCGGCGGGCTATATCAACTGATCCATGCCGTGGCGGCGCTGGCGATCATGGGCGTGGCGCGCGGTGCGGCGGCATTGATGCTCGGCGGCGCGGCGATCTTTGCCGCGACGCTGTATGCCATGGCGCTGGGCGCTCCCAAATGGCTGGGCGCGATCACGCCGATCGGTGGCGTGCTGATGATCGCGGCGTGGCTATGGGCGGCATGGACCTTCGGGCAGCGCTGA
- a CDS encoding DUF4403 family protein, which produces MRDKRRAARAYFLAALLLTTACQDKVADVAPPRAHDPVPMPRERSLIAVPIDADASSLRQAIEDAIPRTLWTINQRSPRCIAPQRVKIFGEELKVTPPIGCTIVGTVTRGPVSLQGEGRDIIANIPIHARISARDVGGVLKGETATGSANVQARIAIDLSRDWQPRGTVRLHYDWTTPPGIDFLGQRIRFTQQADEKLRPIVRRLERTLPQELAKMNLRADAERLWRQAFVTLQVNEKNPPVWMRITPAKIFYNGYTMRGRTIRLDLGMEATTETFVGDRPANPAPTPLPPLDRAQTGDSLSFFIPVTAQYKQLEPVIARALKKRAMRPITLPGIGEVAVQFDKVSCYGTDGGRIAVGVDIEARPLSAGSTETHGRIWLAARPVNAPNSPTVSFADPVISGDTDGVGGDMLLTIGQSPGFSNLIATALTQNFAKDIAELKGKISRAIDMKREGDFVIHAKVGRFETGQIHAYGQGLHLPVRATGKAQISYRPL; this is translated from the coding sequence TTGCGGGACAAACGGCGTGCGGCGCGGGCATATTTTCTGGCGGCGCTGCTGCTGACGACTGCCTGTCAGGACAAGGTAGCGGACGTTGCCCCGCCCCGCGCGCATGATCCGGTTCCGATGCCGCGCGAACGGTCGCTGATTGCGGTGCCGATCGACGCCGACGCATCCTCTTTGCGTCAAGCGATAGAGGATGCGATCCCACGCACGCTCTGGACCATCAATCAGCGCTCGCCCCGCTGTATCGCCCCGCAGCGGGTCAAAATTTTTGGCGAAGAGTTGAAAGTCACCCCGCCCATCGGCTGCACCATCGTCGGCACCGTCACGCGCGGCCCGGTGTCGTTGCAGGGCGAAGGCCGCGACATCATCGCCAACATTCCCATTCACGCCCGCATCAGCGCGCGCGATGTGGGTGGCGTGCTGAAGGGCGAAACCGCAACCGGATCGGCCAATGTGCAGGCGCGCATCGCCATTGACCTGTCACGCGACTGGCAGCCGCGCGGCACGGTGCGACTCCATTATGACTGGACCACCCCGCCCGGCATTGATTTTCTGGGCCAGCGCATCCGCTTCACGCAGCAGGCGGACGAAAAACTGCGCCCCATCGTCCGGCGGCTGGAACGTACCTTGCCGCAGGAACTGGCCAAGATGAACCTGCGTGCCGATGCGGAACGACTGTGGCGGCAGGCGTTCGTGACCTTGCAAGTGAACGAAAAAAATCCGCCCGTGTGGATGCGGATCACGCCTGCGAAAATATTCTATAATGGTTATACCATGCGCGGCCGCACGATCCGCCTTGATCTGGGCATGGAGGCAACGACCGAAACATTCGTGGGTGATCGCCCCGCCAATCCGGCCCCCACGCCCCTGCCCCCGCTCGACCGGGCGCAGACGGGCGACAGCCTGAGTTTTTTCATCCCCGTGACCGCCCAATATAAGCAACTCGAACCCGTCATCGCCCGCGCCCTGAAAAAACGGGCAATGCGGCCCATCACTTTACCGGGCATTGGCGAAGTAGCCGTGCAATTCGACAAGGTGAGCTGTTACGGCACGGATGGCGGGCGGATCGCGGTGGGCGTGGATATCGAAGCGCGTCCGCTATCGGCGGGCAGCACCGAAACGCATGGCCGCATCTGGCTGGCGGCGCGTCCGGTCAATGCGCCCAACTCACCCACGGTCAGCTTTGCCGATCCAGTCATCAGCGGCGATACCGATGGCGTCGGCGGCGACATGCTGCTGACGATCGGCCAGAGTCCGGGCTTTTCCAACCTGATCGCAACCGCGCTGACGCAGAATTTCGCAAAGGATATTGCGGAATTGAAAGGGAAAATCAGCCGGGCGATCGACATGAAGCGCGAGGGCGACTTCGTTATTCATGCCAAGGTGGGCCGGTTCGAAACCGGGCAAATCCATGCCTATGGCCAGGGTCTGCACTTGCCCGTCCGCGCGACGGGCAAGGCACAGATCAGCTATCGACCGCTATAA
- the ileS gene encoding isoleucine--tRNA ligase, whose protein sequence is MTDQPDYKSTVFLPVTDFPMKAGLAQKEPAIAAKWEAMDLYGKLREKRAGRTRFILHDGPPYANGDIHMGHAMNKVLKDIIVRSQSLLGKDAPYVPGWDCHGLPIEWKIEEEYRKKKLNKDEVPAQEFRAQCRAYADRWVGVQKEQFKRLGVMGDWADPYLTMKFDAEATIVGELLKFAESGQLYRGAKPVMWSPVEKTALAEAEVEYEDVTSTQIDVAFEIVSAPNAPELVGAHAVIWTTTPWTIPVNQAIAYGEEIEYAVVAVQFESCESRKYLISPALWRSFFGRLRSNGPLGLPMFGDEEFNSFKILWEGKGTDLAGAIARHPMHALGGFFAKPRPLLPADHVTTDAGTGLVHMAPDHGEEDFIACKKLGIDPVFAVNDAGFYRDDWEWLAGQGSVINTKFNGVDGPICTDLRAAGALLSASDFRHSYPHSWRSKARIIYRCTPQWFIPMDRPSSPLSFRGGAGGGGLPNGTALDDTPHPNPSPEGEGLQGNGATLREIALDAIAQTRWVPERSTNRIRSMVEGRPDWVISRQRAWGVPIALYVHRKSGQYLVDPAVNARIIEAFKGAGADAWFGADHASLLGPDYDLNDYEVVNDILDVWFDSGSTHSFVVEGRYGPDARADLYLEGSDQHRGWFQSSLLESCGTRGRAPYDAVLTHGFALDGTGRKMSKSLGNVVDPLKIMGESGADILRVWVASTDYFDDVRIGKEVLAGSSDAYRKLRNTFRYMLGALSDFSEDERVAPADMPELERYMLHRLAELDAELRSVVDKAAASDNWLEFSRYTRALFDFANSDLSAFFFDIRKDCLYCDAKSDPKRRAYRTLLDTLFHALVRYAAPIIPFTAEEVWQSRFPSDEDSVHFLEWPEVDAKWIDTGLGDKWTNLRAKREEVNEAIEPLRREKIVRSSLEADVTMGELVPSDGVNFAEIAIVARLEMGVGDGIIVKPSDWHKCGRCWRLLPEVTDDGALCDRCDTVLQG, encoded by the coding sequence ATGACCGATCAGCCCGACTATAAGTCCACCGTTTTCCTGCCTGTAACCGACTTCCCGATGAAGGCGGGTCTGGCGCAGAAGGAACCCGCGATCGCCGCCAAGTGGGAGGCGATGGACCTGTATGGCAAGCTGCGCGAAAAGCGCGCCGGTCGCACCCGCTTCATCCTGCATGACGGCCCGCCCTACGCCAATGGCGACATTCATATGGGCCATGCGATGAACAAGGTGTTGAAGGACATCATCGTCCGCTCGCAAAGCCTGCTGGGCAAGGACGCGCCCTATGTGCCGGGCTGGGACTGCCACGGCCTGCCGATCGAATGGAAGATCGAGGAAGAATATCGCAAGAAGAAGCTGAACAAGGACGAAGTGCCTGCGCAGGAATTTCGCGCCCAATGCCGCGCCTATGCCGACCGCTGGGTGGGCGTGCAGAAGGAACAGTTCAAGCGTCTGGGCGTGATGGGCGATTGGGCCGATCCCTACCTGACCATGAAGTTCGACGCCGAAGCGACCATCGTCGGCGAATTGCTGAAATTCGCGGAGAGCGGGCAACTGTATCGCGGCGCGAAGCCGGTGATGTGGTCCCCGGTCGAAAAGACCGCTCTGGCCGAAGCCGAAGTTGAATATGAGGATGTGACGTCGACGCAGATCGACGTGGCGTTCGAGATTGTTAGCGCGCCGAATGCGCCGGAATTGGTCGGCGCTCATGCGGTGATCTGGACGACGACGCCCTGGACGATCCCGGTTAATCAGGCGATCGCTTATGGGGAAGAGATTGAGTACGCAGTTGTCGCTGTCCAGTTTGAGAGCTGTGAAAGTCGGAAATATCTCATCAGTCCTGCTCTTTGGCGTTCATTCTTTGGCCGACTTCGCAGCAATGGCCCTCTCGGTTTGCCAATGTTTGGTGACGAGGAGTTTAACTCCTTCAAAATATTGTGGGAAGGCAAAGGCACTGACCTAGCAGGTGCCATCGCACGCCACCCCATGCACGCGCTCGGCGGCTTCTTCGCCAAGCCTCGCCCGCTGCTCCCGGCCGACCATGTCACGACCGACGCAGGCACAGGCCTCGTCCATATGGCGCCCGACCATGGCGAGGAAGATTTCATCGCCTGCAAGAAGCTGGGTATCGACCCGGTGTTCGCGGTCAACGATGCGGGCTTCTATCGCGACGACTGGGAATGGCTGGCCGGGCAGGGCAGCGTCATCAACACCAAGTTCAACGGCGTCGATGGCCCGATCTGCACCGATCTGCGCGCGGCAGGCGCGCTGCTCTCCGCCAGCGACTTCCGCCACAGCTATCCCCATAGCTGGCGGTCGAAGGCGCGGATCATCTATCGCTGCACCCCGCAATGGTTCATCCCGATGGATAGGCCTTCTTCTCCCCTCTCCTTCAGGGGAGGGGCCGGGGGTGGGGGCTTGCCGAATGGCACCGCACTTGACGATACCCCCCACCCCAACCCCTCCCCTGAAGGAGAGGGGCTTCAAGGCAACGGCGCAACCCTGCGCGAAATCGCGCTCGACGCCATCGCCCAGACCCGTTGGGTGCCGGAGCGCTCCACCAACCGCATCCGTTCCATGGTCGAAGGGCGTCCCGACTGGGTCATCTCGCGCCAGCGCGCATGGGGCGTGCCGATCGCGCTCTATGTTCATCGCAAGAGTGGGCAATATCTGGTTGATCCGGCAGTCAATGCTCGCATCATCGAAGCGTTCAAGGGCGCTGGCGCGGACGCATGGTTCGGCGCGGATCATGCAAGCCTGCTCGGTCCCGATTATGACCTCAACGACTATGAAGTCGTGAACGACATTCTCGACGTCTGGTTCGACAGCGGCTCCACCCACAGTTTCGTGGTCGAAGGCCGTTATGGTCCCGACGCGCGCGCCGATCTGTATCTGGAAGGATCCGACCAACATCGCGGCTGGTTTCAGTCCTCACTGCTCGAAAGCTGCGGCACGCGCGGCCGCGCGCCTTATGACGCGGTGCTGACCCACGGCTTCGCGCTCGACGGCACGGGCCGCAAAATGTCCAAATCGCTGGGCAATGTGGTCGATCCGCTCAAGATCATGGGTGAAAGCGGCGCGGACATTTTGCGCGTCTGGGTCGCCAGCACCGATTATTTCGATGACGTGCGGATCGGGAAGGAAGTGCTGGCCGGATCGTCCGACGCATATCGGAAATTGCGCAATACTTTCCGCTATATGCTGGGCGCGCTTTCCGATTTCTCTGAGGATGAGCGTGTCGCGCCCGCCGACATGCCGGAACTGGAGCGCTATATGCTCCACCGGCTGGCCGAACTGGACGCGGAACTGCGCTCCGTCGTGGACAAGGCAGCGGCAAGCGACAACTGGCTGGAATTTTCCCGTTATACCCGCGCATTGTTCGACTTCGCCAATAGCGACCTGTCAGCCTTCTTCTTCGACATCCGCAAGGACTGCCTCTATTGCGATGCGAAGTCCGACCCCAAGCGTCGCGCCTATCGCACCCTGCTCGACACGCTGTTCCACGCGCTGGTCCGCTACGCCGCGCCGATCATCCCCTTCACTGCTGAGGAAGTATGGCAAAGTCGCTTCCCAAGTGACGAAGATAGCGTCCATTTCCTCGAATGGCCGGAAGTCGATGCGAAGTGGATCGACACCGGGCTGGGCGACAAATGGACCAACCTGCGCGCCAAGCGTGAGGAAGTGAACGAAGCGATCGAACCGCTGCGCCGTGAAAAGATCGTCCGATCCAGTCTGGAAGCCGACGTGACCATGGGAGAACTGGTCCCCAGCGACGGTGTGAACTTCGCCGAAATCGCTATTGTTGCCCGCCTCGAAATGGGGGTAGGCGACGGCATCATCGTCAAACCCAGCGACTGGCATAAATGCGGCCGCTGCTGGCGTCTGCTGCCCGAAGTGACCGACGACGGCGCGCTGTGCGACCGTTGCGACACGGTGTTGCAGGGATGA
- a CDS encoding Fur family transcriptional regulator: MAHDHHHHQEPTGTKLADAAQATLVAQNEQWTPMRAAIFDALAAEEKPASAYDIADTVSKARGKRVAPNSVYRILDLFVTNNIAMRVESANAYIANAHPGCHHDCIFLVCRTCKQATHVDDDKVTGDVRAVAEHEGFRAERPVIEILGTCAKCAA; this comes from the coding sequence ATGGCCCATGACCATCATCACCATCAGGAACCGACCGGCACGAAACTGGCCGATGCCGCGCAAGCCACGCTGGTCGCGCAGAACGAGCAATGGACGCCCATGCGCGCGGCTATTTTCGACGCGCTGGCAGCGGAGGAAAAGCCCGCATCCGCCTATGACATTGCCGACACCGTATCGAAGGCACGGGGCAAGCGCGTCGCGCCCAATAGCGTCTATCGCATCCTCGACCTGTTCGTGACGAACAATATCGCGATGCGGGTGGAAAGCGCCAACGCCTACATCGCCAACGCGCATCCCGGTTGTCACCATGACTGCATCTTCCTGGTGTGCCGCACCTGCAAGCAGGCAACTCATGTCGATGACGACAAGGTGACAGGCGACGTCCGGGCGGTGGCCGAACATGAAGGATTCCGGGCCGAACGCCCAGTGATCGAGATTTTAGGCACTTGCGCGAAATGCGCGGCCTGA
- a CDS encoding DUF3035 domain-containing protein, with amino-acid sequence MRKMILAAGLLSTLSACGGGGGLFNRERPDEFAVSRQAPLVIPPDFALVPPAPGTPSAAAVDSSKAAMEAMFGGPAQRSATESATLTQAGRASAAAGIRSSAGDPGTEVVDKGAVTRDIIAAPEGDGQDARAAVPPAAAPQQ; translated from the coding sequence ATGCGTAAAATGATCCTCGCCGCTGGTCTGCTTTCCACCCTGTCGGCCTGTGGCGGCGGCGGTGGCCTGTTCAACCGTGAGCGTCCCGACGAATTCGCCGTCTCGCGTCAGGCACCCCTGGTCATCCCGCCCGATTTCGCGCTGGTCCCGCCCGCACCCGGCACGCCTTCGGCGGCTGCCGTCGATTCGAGCAAGGCCGCAATGGAAGCGATGTTCGGTGGCCCGGCGCAGCGCAGCGCGACGGAAAGTGCGACGCTGACGCAGGCTGGCCGTGCCAGTGCAGCGGCTGGCATCCGTTCGTCGGCGGGCGACCCCGGCACCGAAGTCGTGGACAAGGGCGCCGTGACCCGCGACATCATCGCCGCGCCCGAAGGCGATGGTCAGGATGCGCGCGCCGCCGTGCCGCCTGCGGCAGCGCCCCAGCAGTAA
- the dxs gene encoding 1-deoxy-D-xylulose-5-phosphate synthase, producing MSVMNTPPQTPLLDQVVWPSDLRTLKPDQLTQLADELRQEVISAVGVTGGHLGSGLGVVELTTAIHYVFDTPRDKLVWDVGHQCYPHKILTGRRDRIRTLRMGGGLSGFTKRTESEYDPFGAAHSSTSISAALGFAIANKMQDRPGKGIAVIGDGAMSAGMAYEAMNNAQAAGNRLVVILNDNDMSIAPPVGGLSAYLARIVSSREFLSVRDAFKRLARKLPGPLHKAARKTDEFARGMAMGGTLFEELGFYYVGPVDGHNLDQLIPVLENVRDAAEGPCLVHVVTQKGKGYAPAEAAADKYHGVQKFDVVTGTQAKAPPGPPSYTNVFAQALIAEAQRDPTVCAITAAMPSGTGLDKFATAFPDRIFDVGIAEQHAVTFAAGLAAEGMRPFCAIYSTFLQRAYDQVVHDVAIQNLPVRFAIDRAGLVGADGSTHAGSFDVTYLATLPNMVVMAAADEAELVHMVHTCAVHDSGPIALRYPRGNGTGVDMPVVPERLEIGKGRIVRDGRQVAILSLGTRLEEALKAAEVLEARGLSTTVADLRFAKPLDEAMIRKLLATHEVAVTIEEGAIGGFGAHVLTLASDLGLTDAGLKIRTMRLPDMFQDQDKPEKQYADARLDADAIVDTVLTALRHNSAGLGAEARA from the coding sequence ATGTCTGTCATGAACACACCCCCGCAAACCCCGCTGCTGGACCAGGTCGTCTGGCCATCGGACCTTCGCACCCTCAAGCCGGATCAGCTGACTCAGTTGGCCGACGAATTGCGACAGGAAGTGATTTCGGCCGTCGGCGTGACCGGCGGTCATCTGGGTTCGGGTCTGGGTGTCGTGGAATTGACCACCGCTATCCATTATGTATTCGACACGCCGCGCGACAAGCTGGTGTGGGATGTTGGCCATCAATGCTATCCGCACAAAATCTTGACCGGCCGGCGCGACCGCATCCGCACCCTGCGCATGGGTGGCGGCCTGTCGGGCTTCACCAAGCGGACCGAATCCGAATATGATCCCTTTGGCGCAGCGCATAGCTCGACCTCGATCAGCGCAGCGCTGGGCTTTGCCATCGCGAACAAGATGCAGGATCGTCCGGGCAAGGGCATTGCCGTGATCGGCGACGGTGCCATGTCTGCGGGCATGGCCTATGAAGCGATGAACAATGCGCAGGCAGCGGGCAATCGGCTGGTCGTCATCCTCAACGACAATGACATGTCGATCGCCCCGCCAGTAGGTGGCCTGTCCGCCTATCTCGCGCGGATCGTGTCCAGTCGTGAATTTTTGTCCGTACGCGATGCGTTCAAGCGCCTCGCCCGCAAACTGCCCGGCCCACTGCACAAGGCGGCGCGCAAGACCGACGAATTTGCGCGCGGCATGGCGATGGGCGGCACTTTGTTCGAGGAACTGGGCTTCTATTATGTCGGCCCGGTCGACGGCCATAATCTGGACCAGTTGATCCCGGTGCTGGAAAATGTCCGTGACGCCGCAGAAGGTCCATGCCTGGTCCATGTCGTCACGCAAAAGGGCAAGGGCTACGCCCCCGCCGAAGCGGCTGCCGACAAATATCATGGCGTCCAGAAATTCGACGTCGTCACTGGTACGCAGGCCAAGGCACCCCCAGGCCCGCCCAGCTACACCAATGTCTTTGCCCAGGCGCTGATCGCCGAAGCGCAGCGCGACCCGACTGTCTGCGCCATTACGGCGGCCATGCCGTCCGGCACTGGCCTCGACAAGTTCGCAACTGCCTTCCCCGACCGCATTTTCGACGTCGGCATCGCCGAACAACATGCCGTAACGTTCGCGGCGGGCTTGGCGGCCGAAGGGATGCGTCCTTTCTGCGCGATCTACTCCACCTTCCTGCAACGCGCCTATGATCAGGTCGTGCATGACGTGGCGATCCAGAATTTGCCAGTGCGCTTCGCCATCGACCGCGCGGGTTTGGTCGGAGCGGACGGATCGACTCACGCGGGCAGCTTCGATGTCACCTATCTTGCCACGCTGCCCAACATGGTGGTGATGGCGGCGGCGGACGAAGCCGAACTCGTCCATATGGTCCACACCTGCGCCGTCCATGACAGCGGGCCGATCGCGCTGCGCTACCCGCGCGGCAACGGCACCGGCGTGGACATGCCCGTGGTCCCCGAACGGCTGGAAATCGGCAAGGGTCGCATCGTGCGCGACGGGCGGCAAGTCGCCATACTTTCGCTCGGCACCCGGTTGGAGGAAGCGTTGAAGGCGGCAGAAGTGCTGGAAGCGCGCGGCCTGTCCACCACCGTCGCCGACCTGCGCTTCGCCAAGCCGCTGGACGAAGCGATGATCCGCAAGCTGCTGGCGACTCACGAAGTCGCCGTGACGATCGAAGAAGGCGCGATCGGCGGTTTCGGCGCGCATGTGCTGACGCTGGCCAGCGACCTGGGCCTGACCGACGCGGGCCTGAAAATCCGCACCATGCGCCTGCCCGACATGTTTCAGGATCAGGACAAGCCGGAAAAACAATATGCCGACGCCCGGCTGGACGCCGACGCCATCGTCGACACCGTGCTGACGGCCTTGCGCCACAATAGCGCGGGGCTGGGCGCGGAAGCGCGCGCCTGA